The sequence below is a genomic window from Aureispira sp. CCB-E.
CTCCCGAGTAATTTTTCAAATCCCAATTGATAGATGTTGTGATTTGGTCATCTGCATCTGGACCATTGGTTCCCAATCCTACTCTTGCAATTCCATTTCTTGCACCTCCTGATTCTAATGTATTTTTATACTCTTGAGCTACTTTAAACTCTTTTACAAATCGTCCATCCAATGAGTAAATACGGATGTCACATTTTGCAGGAATGTTGGTTATCTTAACTACATTATCCGTCTCTTTTACCTCGTAATCTGAATAAGCATAGTATGGATTTGGTACTACTCGCATCAAATCTAAAGCACTGGTGGCTTTTTCTGTATCCTCTTTCGTTGGTTGCAAACCATCCAAGCTAAATTCATACAATGGATAACCCAAGTTCTCATACGTACCTCGCTCTATTTCATGAGGACGATTGACTCGTAATTTTACTGTCATATCCGTTGGTGGAATCTCGCCATACGTACCCCCCATTTCTACTCCAGGTGTCAACAATGCCATTGATGCCCATGTTATATCCATGTTTCTAACGAGATTGTTATCTGGAGTGAAGATAGGCAAGATACCATTGTATTGATCGATAATACTCTTACAAGAATCATACTTCGTTCTCGTTACATAAATGATGTGCTGACCTCCCAATACCGAACGTAAGAACTGAACATCCTCATCAATAGAGTTCGGTCCTGCAAATGCCGTTGCTGTTGGGTTAAAGATCATATCATCTCCTGTACTTACTCCTTCGGCAATATTCTCCTCTAAGATCACTCCATTGTACAATGAATTCTCTCCAAAGAAGACATTCAAGCGCTCTCCTGTTTCTACATCATAAGCATAACCAGGGAACCATGACATCCCTGTACTCGTCAAGTCAATCGACATATCCTTGTTTCTTGAATAGTAAGTAGGCTTCGTTCCACTTGGAGTACTTCCCTTCCATTCCATCTGACGACGTCCTGAGGGTGCTGTTTGTCCCAAATATCCACTACCATGATAACGGTTAAAGGTCTCGGTTACAATACACCTACTCCACTTGCTTTGATCGGGAGTCAATACTACATTTACATTATTCAAGGCAACTAACATCGTATCTCGTACTTTCGCCGCTATGTTCGAATTCTTGTTTCTAAATCGTGCTCCTGATGAGCCGATGTTCATTAAAGAAAAGTAGTAATCTGTTGTTCGTAATTCTCCATCACACAACATAAAGGGATACCATCCTCCTACACTAGTTGAATATTCTTTGTTTGGATCAAACAACTCATCGTCTTCTCCTGGTCCATTCTTGATCATGTTAAAGACGCCTTCATCATCCTCTACTCCTGTATACCATTTACCATAGGTCACACTATCAGAGTAAACAATCTCTGAACCTACCCAACCTGTGTTGTTCGCTATATTCTGCTCCCCTTGTCCACTTGGTCCCACTACTTGTTGTAAACTTACAGATATTCCCAAATCTGGTACATATTGCTCGTAATCCCAATCCATTGTTTGGAATGAAGACCACAATACTGTAGGATCATTCACATCTTTTAACACCCAATAAATTGAATCACCCAACACAGGGAATGTATCTTTGTTCGCTACATATACTTGAGTAGCACTATCTCGTGTCCAAGTATAGTTTTCATCACAAACATACAACTGGTAGGTACCTTGAGGCACGCGCAAGGGATCCACTACTTTTACATCTACTGGCGCTCGTCCTGATGCATAATCTATTCTTCCTACATTTTCTCCATTTACAATCGCATTTTCTATACTGCTTAGGTTCGTAATCTCCAAAAACTGCTTGGACCCTGTTCCGGAACCATCTATTCTTGTAATCCCTGGACGGTCACCATAAGCTGACTGTAGGCTAATTCCTGAATATTCTGAATCGTTGATTCTTGGTATTCCTGTGTATATTTTAAAGTTTCTACGACCTTGTAAGTAAGGTGTTGCCTGTCCTGTATTGGTAACAGGATTGAATTTTTCATACTCGTTATAAGCATAAGCAACCACACAGAAATAATACTGCTTGTGATTGATCAAATCTTTTTCTCCCTCTGCAAATTGATCTTCTACTACTTTAAATGTATGTTTGATACCTTTGTTCGTACCTTCTACTTGAATCGTTGGAACAGAAACATCAATTCCTAAATCCTCATCTGCAAATTTTTCCCAATTTGCAATCTTAGAAACATTATCATTTACATCCGTTTGGAAAATTAAACGTGCTTTTGTCTCATCGTCCAACTCTGTTACAGAAAGGTTCGGATCATTTACTTGATATACTTTATATCCTTGGAAAGTATACGTTGTATCCAATGGTGCAAAAGGTCTAAGTTCTGCTGGAGACTCTTCGTAGCCCAATTTGTAGTTATTTTGCTCTGCTGAGTAGTATAAATTCAAGACCAACTCTTCGTTCATTTCGATGACATCAATATATGGAGCATCAGGACCATCTGTAATTTTAAAACAGTTATCAAATAAGTTCTGTGCTAATACATCTGCCTCTACCAATGGACGCAACGATGGACATGGATAATCTGGGATACTTGGCACCCATACTACTCCTGAAATCATTTCATTGGTAGCTCCTGGTTTCAAGACAAATGGCCCTGAGGTATGCAAGAAACGATTGTCTGCACCAACTACTCCTTCCGTACACATTGACCAAGCACCATTGCCAGTTTCATTTGGAAATGATGGGAACACATAAGGAGTCGGGGTTGCTGTTTGATTACCTGGATCATACCCGTCACCTCCTGATGTAATTGGAGTACCGTTTGGCCAGTAGCCTGAAATCAGACGATAAAAACCTAATGCTGCTGTAGGATCTCCTTTTGGATCAGAGTTGCTATTGATATGGTATTGGAAAGAAGATAATCCAATTTGTTTACCTGCAGAATCCAGCGGTCCTCTAAAGTAATCTACTGCTAACGCAGGAATATCCGTACCGTATCCTGCCGCACCACTTGTTCCACAAGGATTATCATCATTGGCATCTTCATTATAAACATACCCCATACCTGTTATAGTATCACATCCAATATAATCATCGTTTGAACAACCCAAATCTGGGTCAGACCATAAAGAGAAGTATGTATCATTCAAAGCCAATTTATTTCTATTTAATAGCTTATAACGATAAAAAGTTTGGTTGTTGATTGCATCCGTTGTTCTATAACCAAAAGCCGTTACTTGGATTTCCATTTTCATGGCCTGTCCATTGGTTTGTGTATGCAAGTTACCATTATCATTATACACCCACCAAGTCATTTGATCTGCATAAACAGGATTGTTGTAATTAGCACTTTCACAACCTGACACCTCAATAATGGGGTGGTCTCCTTGATAAGGATCATAGGTACCATCACCATCATAATCTATAAATGGCGCCAATTCTTGATTGTAATCACGGATATCAAATCCATGTATAGCCAAGAAATGTGGATTCCCCTTTGCAGGCCATCCTAATAGTCCTCTTGAAGGAGTACCTTGTACACCTGGGTTTAGAGGATCTAAGTTATCCGCTCTCAAAGCAGTAATATCATCGCCCAACACTGTAAAGTGTCTATCCCAACGCTCACAATCTATTTTTTCAATAGTTCCCAAGTCAGGGTTCAAAGGTCCTGTCCAATAGTCATTTCCATTATTTCGATAGGTTTGAGCTGCCAAAATCAAGTTTCCACCATCATCATAAGCTCCTAACCAAATTGCTCCAGAAAACAATGCTGAAACTTCAGGCACACCTGATGCCGGATCTACATTAGGAACGATGTAGCGAGCGGTTTGATTTCCATCCCACCACATATCTCCTCCCGCACGCAACATAGCACGAACGTTGTTGATTGCTAAATCAGTTTGAGCACGCGATTCCGTACATTCTGCACGAAAGGAATTTTTATTTTTATTTTGATTTTTTTGTGCAGTAGCTCCTACAAAATCTCGGGCATCTACAGAGGTAAAGGCCACAAAACAAGATAGGATGACTGACAAACATCTTAGTTTATTCATCTTCTTTTAATTTATGCTCGACAGAGTAGGAGTTCCAAACTTTCGTTCGGAACTCTTTGTCTTTATACTTTTTTTTAATTAGAAACTAAATCTCAATCCTAAGAAAATTCGTCTAGGTCTAGAGATATTGAATGGATTGTTCATACGCAAATCATACAATGTCTCATAAGAAGCTGGTTGAGAAGCTGCGAAACCTGGACCAGAACTACCTGTTGTTGTCAAGAAGCCATCATCTGTAGGTGAGCCTGTAACAGCATATACAGCTAATGGGTTTTGAGTATTCAACAAGTTTTGAATACGTAAGTACACATTTAAACGGATTGGATTTTTAGATTTTTTACCAATCACAAAATCTCTATCAAATTTCAAATCTACACGGAATGCCCAATCCATGCGAGCACCATTGATGCTACCATCTGTAATACGATCTTGGAAAGTAGTTCCAATACCTCCAGGAATTTCTTTACGAGTATATGGACGACCTGAGCTTGCGTTAAATGCCAAGTTAATTCCCGTATTTTCTAAGACGTCAAATTTACCAATTTTTGGTCCATTGTAACGATCTCCACTTTTGAAACGGTAATCAAACATTACATAGAATGTATGTCTTTGATCAAAAGAAAGAGGGAATACATACTTTAATTCATCAGCTGCAATACCTGTCGATGAAGTAGGACTAGATCCTGTTCCTTCAGAGAAAGCCAAAGTATAGTTCGCCAAAATACGCAAGTTGTTATTTTCACGCATATCGTACTCCAACTTAAAGGCTTTGGTTGTCGAGAAATCACTGTTACCAAAAGAACTATAAGTAGATGGGTATGCATTGATAAAATCTCTTACCTGAATTAAATCTCTCTCTTCTCTATACAATAAAGAAACTTTAAATTTAGAGAAGTCTGTTAATTTTTGTTGGAAACCAACTTCATAGTTAATGGTGCGTTGTGGCTTCAAGTCTGGATTACCAATAAACGAACCACCAGCAACTAATTCTCTAAAGTTATAGTATGTAAAAGGAGAAGCAAAAGCACCACTAGGTGGACGCTGTGCCAATACATCGTAGTTCGCATAAAAGTTTGCTTCCTTAGAAATTGGGAAAGAGAATGCAATACGAGGCATTACAATCAAAGTAGGTATATAATCACGGAATGCTTCTGTTGGCTTATAATTCTCACCTTGAGGATCAACAGCAGCAGTACCAAAACCTTTAAGTGCTGGTACAATTGTAGATCCCAATTCTGAAGCATTATTCACAGGAACACCACTCGCATTATACCATTGTTCTCCATTTCTATATCCAACAACAGCAGCGTCTTTGTTGTTATCATTTACATAAACTGCAAAATCATCTCCTATATTTTCAGGGTGTGAGAAATCTGCACGTCGACCAGCTGCATATATTGATTGATCGCTTGTAAATTCTGCCGCCGTTTCGTAACCAGTGATTGAATAAGGATCATTCAATACTTTTGTATTGGCATCATAACTATCAAAACGTACTCCGATATTACAAATAATATCTTTGTAGGTAAACTTATCTTGGATGTAACCAGCAACATAAATTGGCTTGTCTGGTGCAATTGGACGTGTTTTAATTTCACGACCATCTGCTAGTACTTGTTTCTCTGTAAAGAAAGAGAAAAAGTCAACATCTGTACCAGTAGGATTTCCTAAGTAATCGTATCCATAGTAGCTCATAACACGGCTACGTCCTGTAATCAACGTAGATGGCTCAAACCATTCTAATTTCATTTGGTCTGGTGTTAACTCATGTACATTCACCCAATCACGTTTTGTCAAACCTAAGTCTTCTCTTAAACGCTGACCAAACAAAGTCATATCTGGCTCTTCTCCATTTTCGTCTTTACGAATCAAGATATCATACAAGTCATATTGACGTTGTCTTACTGGGTCATAATAAACTTCCCCAGTTGGACGAGTAGGATCAGTTGCTTCTTCATCCATATGAAAGTTAACAGATTGATCTGCCAAATTCCACAAACTGAATGGATTAATATTATAAGAACGAGTAATACGCTGCTCAAATGTACCTCCTAATTGAATAGAGTGACGAATAGGATTTCCAGATCGTTGAGCCATCACTAAATCAAAATTAGCTTTAACATTTGCACGAACTTGAGAGCTGTTACTTTTTCCATAACCTGTTCCCAATTGATGAGGTGCATTGAACAAACCATATACACTGGTACGAGCTCCCGTGTTTAATCCATTGACAATTTCCATTTGCCCCATATCTGTTGGAGCACCAGGAACAAATGTACTAGGATCACTTGGGTTAAGAGGTTGTGGAATCAAATTGTTATAAGCAGCCAAGCCTGGATTAATATCCCAGTTTGGTTCGTATTTAGTAAAACTAATATTGTTAGCCAAATGCCCATCTTCTACTCTAGTAGCAATGGTATCTCCTGCAGTATTGGTAATAAAAATAGAATCAACAGGACCAATTCTAGGAACAAGATTTCTGTAGAATTTACCAACATATCCATATTCCCACAAACGATCTTTGTAACGAGGATCTTCACTAGCACTATTAGTTTGCGAGTAATCTCCTTGCAATTCATAACTAAAGTTCTGGAATACAGACTGTAAGGTCGTAGAATCACTATCTTCGCTATCTCCACCTGGTTGTGTAGAGCTTACAGTGTGACGGAAACGTCCAGACACACGCCAAGTGTTGGTATTATAAGTTGGATTGTATTGATAGTTAAACAAACGATTTCCTACACCTGCAGAATTTCCCCAGTTGAACTGAGCTTGACCTCCAGCAACAAAGTAGAAATCTTTGTTAGGTTTAAAATCAATTTTACCATTTGCTACTGCATACGATTCACGAGCATTTGGACGAACTTGTGTTACTTCCAAATCATCTTTCGTAATAAAGTCTGCCGAGTAAACACGACCACTTCCACTTGGATTAGCAACCAATGGGTTAGCTAATATTTCATTTAATTTATCTTCTTTTAATTGAAAAGAACCTAAAGCTGATGGACGGCTATCTAAAGATGTAGAATAAACACCCGCAAGACGATATCCTAAGATAGTAGACTTACGAATTTTTCCATCTTTCTTAAGTGTATCACCTAATGCATTTAGCATCGGCTTTGCCAAAATAGGACCTGAAAAGTAAACATCTGCACGATTGGCTGCAAACGCGTCCAAAAATTGAGAAGTCTCCAATTGCACACCTCCTGTCAGTTCAGAAGAAGGTCCTTTTGTGATAATATTTGTAATTGCTCCTGTTGCATCTCCAAATTCAGCAGGTACACCAGAAGTAATAATTTGAACCTGATCAATTTCAGTCTCAGGGATACCAAAATTACCAATTACACGTACCCCATCAATATAGGTATCGTTACTGGTACTACGGCTACCATTAGAGTTGATTGCTTCTCCTTCGTCCGTTTGACTTACCCCAGCAGTTGTAGCAACTATACTAGTTACATTACGTGTCGCCAAGTTTTTGATGTCCTCTGCTCCCAATGTTTGACCACCAGAAGTAGCATCTTGTTCAATCAATGGAATTCGATAAGCACGTACAACAATCTCTTGTTTTTGTCCTGTACTATCTGTGATTTCGAAATTAGTACCTTCTTCCATCTCAATATCAAATCGAACGACTTGACCTAACTTCACAACAACTCCTTCTGTTTTTACAGTAGGATACCCTACGTAAGAAACCAATACATCATACGTACCAGCATTAACATTTGAGAAGTTATAGTTTCCATCAAAGTCGGTCTGTGTTCCGGAGATTTGCACTCCCTCTTTTTCTAAAACTACATTTGCAAAAGGTAGCCCTTCGTCGTTGCCAACATCAATAACCTTCCCTTGCAAACTACCTGTTGTTTGGGCAAAAAGCGTACTGCTTCCCAAGAACAACAGAGTCAACAAAATTATGTAACGAACCATAACCATAAGAACTTTTAAAAAAGTTAAAAAATTAAACGTTGTTTATCTATTGTACAATTAAGTACGGTATTCAAAGCAATGTTAAGATAACCAATCTACAACACTACCTTATTTCTTTATTTTACATTTGAAGTAAAGTCCAATGTTCAAGTATTAAACTTTGGTAACCAGCCAAGTTTAAACGAGCTTTTGTATGCTTATCGAACGCACAAATCCTCATCTGTGCACTTCCCTTTTTAAAATGACTTATTTTTACCATAAATAATTGTGTCATTTTTTAGACAGAGACATTATTCTAACTACAAAAGCCTATTTTTTGCATTCTACACCAGTCTTTTTTTTAGTTACCCACTTGTTGGGTTAACATTTTTCACTAAAAGAACAAAATTGATAACAAAACTATAACACATTACCAAAACCACTGATTACCAACCAAGTAAACTCAAAAAAAACGTTCTTAAAATCGTTTTTATAATAACTTTACCTGTTAATTCGTTTTTTAGTGACTAACAAAAGTATCATCAAATTCCGACAATTCCAAGTCTATTGCTTCATAATTCGGTCAAGTAACAATTCTGCCAAACGTTCCTTGGACTCCACTGTCCATCCTGCTATATGAGGAGTTACTAAAATATTTTCACGAGCAAATAAATCTTGAAATAACAAATCTTCGTCTTGGGTATAAGTAGCTGGCTTTTCATTTTCAAAAACATCCAAACAAGCACCA
It includes:
- a CDS encoding carboxypeptidase regulatory-like domain-containing protein, producing MVRYIILLTLLFLGSSTLFAQTTGSLQGKVIDVGNDEGLPFANVVLEKEGVQISGTQTDFDGNYNFSNVNAGTYDVLVSYVGYPTVKTEGVVVKLGQVVRFDIEMEEGTNFEITDSTGQKQEIVVRAYRIPLIEQDATSGGQTLGAEDIKNLATRNVTSIVATTAGVSQTDEGEAINSNGSRSTSNDTYIDGVRVIGNFGIPETEIDQVQIITSGVPAEFGDATGAITNIITKGPSSELTGGVQLETSQFLDAFAANRADVYFSGPILAKPMLNALGDTLKKDGKIRKSTILGYRLAGVYSTSLDSRPSALGSFQLKEDKLNEILANPLVANPSGSGRVYSADFITKDDLEVTQVRPNARESYAVANGKIDFKPNKDFYFVAGGQAQFNWGNSAGVGNRLFNYQYNPTYNTNTWRVSGRFRHTVSSTQPGGDSEDSDSTTLQSVFQNFSYELQGDYSQTNSASEDPRYKDRLWEYGYVGKFYRNLVPRIGPVDSIFITNTAGDTIATRVEDGHLANNISFTKYEPNWDINPGLAAYNNLIPQPLNPSDPSTFVPGAPTDMGQMEIVNGLNTGARTSVYGLFNAPHQLGTGYGKSNSSQVRANVKANFDLVMAQRSGNPIRHSIQLGGTFEQRITRSYNINPFSLWNLADQSVNFHMDEEATDPTRPTGEVYYDPVRQRQYDLYDILIRKDENGEEPDMTLFGQRLREDLGLTKRDWVNVHELTPDQMKLEWFEPSTLITGRSRVMSYYGYDYLGNPTGTDVDFFSFFTEKQVLADGREIKTRPIAPDKPIYVAGYIQDKFTYKDIICNIGVRFDSYDANTKVLNDPYSITGYETAAEFTSDQSIYAAGRRADFSHPENIGDDFAVYVNDNNKDAAVVGYRNGEQWYNASGVPVNNASELGSTIVPALKGFGTAAVDPQGENYKPTEAFRDYIPTLIVMPRIAFSFPISKEANFYANYDVLAQRPPSGAFASPFTYYNFRELVAGGSFIGNPDLKPQRTINYEVGFQQKLTDFSKFKVSLLYREERDLIQVRDFINAYPSTYSSFGNSDFSTTKAFKLEYDMRENNNLRILANYTLAFSEGTGSSPTSSTGIAADELKYVFPLSFDQRHTFYVMFDYRFKSGDRYNGPKIGKFDVLENTGINLAFNASSGRPYTRKEIPGGIGTTFQDRITDGSINGARMDWAFRVDLKFDRDFVIGKKSKNPIRLNVYLRIQNLLNTQNPLAVYAVTGSPTDDGFLTTTGSSGPGFAASQPASYETLYDLRMNNPFNISRPRRIFLGLRFSF